A window of the Oncorhynchus mykiss isolate Arlee chromosome 15, USDA_OmykA_1.1, whole genome shotgun sequence genome harbors these coding sequences:
- the LOC110490874 gene encoding cytoplasmic protein NCK1 isoform X5 translates to MNMANLFKHFFRIGKVKRKTGMRDTASNADMCSDNGERLYDLNLPALVKFSYTAEREDELSLVKGTRVIVMEKCSDGWWRGGYQGCSGWFPSNYVTEDADGTAGGGGGDSLGDPIGSLTEKLAAVVHSVSNGNRRLHTVQALYPFSSGNDEELNFEKGEVMEVVEKPDNDPEWWKCRKADGQLGLVPKNYVNVLPPQQDSTAQNASPGPAGPPTPDCDYISPATVGRFAGKPWYYGKVTRHQAEVALNQRGVEGDFLIRDSESSPNDFSISLKALGKNKHFKVQLKDGLYCIGQRKFSSLEDLVDHYKKAPIFTSEQGDKLYLVKALAAS, encoded by the exons GCATCGGGAAGGTGAAGCGGAAAACGGGAATGCGTGATACGGCCTCGAACGCCGACATGTGCTCTGACAATGGCGAGCGCCTTTACGACCTCAACCTGCCGGCGCTCGTCAAGTTCAGCTACACCGCCGAGCGTGAGGACGAGCTCTCATTGGTTAAGGGTACACGCGTCATCGTCATGGAGAAGTGTAGCGATGGCTGGTGGCGTGGGGGGTACCAGGGCTGTTCTGGATGGTTCCCTTCCAACTACGTGACGGAGGACGCAGATGGGACagcggggggaggagggggtgacaGTTTGGGGGACCCAATAGGGTCACTGACTGAGAAGCTAGCAGCAGTGGTTCACAGTGTGTCTAACGGGAACCGGAGACTCCACACAGTGCAGGCGCTGTACCCTTTCAGCTCGGGGAACGACGAGGAGCTGAACTTTGAGAAGGGAGAGGTGATGGAGGTGGTAGAGAAACCAGACAACGACCCTGAGTGGTGGAAGTGCCGTAAAGCAGATGGACAGCTGGGACTAGTACCTAAGAACTACGTCAATGTGCTGCCTCCCCAGCAGGACTCCACTGCCCAGAATGCCTCACCGGGCCCCGCGGGGCCGCCCACGCCCGACTGTGACTACATCTCTCCAGCCACGGTGGGGCGGTTTGCTGGGAAGCCGTGGTACTATGGCAAGGTGACGCGTCATCAGGCAGAGGTGGCTCTCAaccagagaggagtggagggagactTCCTCATCAGAGACTCTGAGTCATCG cccaatgatttctccatctctctgaaGGCCCTagggaagaacaagcatttcaaGGTTCAGTTGAAGGATGGTTTGTACTGCATTGGCCAGAGGAAGTTCAGTTCTCTGGAGGACTTGGTGGATCACTACAAGAAGGCTCCCATCTTCACCAGCGAGCAGGGAGACAAGCTCTACCTGGTTAAGGCCCTGGCTGCCTCTTGA